Proteins from a single region of Acinonyx jubatus isolate Ajub_Pintada_27869175 chromosome D3, VMU_Ajub_asm_v1.0, whole genome shotgun sequence:
- the YDJC gene encoding carbohydrate deacetylase isoform X1: MAGPRVRLVVTADDFGYCPRRDEGIVEAFLAGAVTSVSLLVNGAAAESAADLARRHKIPTGLHANLSEGRPVGPARLGDSSLLSPEGFFLGKMGFREAVATGGVALPQVREELEAQLIRFRELLGGDPTHVDGHQHVHVLPGVCQVFAEVLQANGVRFTRLPVERGVGDRAWLEAPARAFACSVERDALAAVAPFSRYGLWWTDAFVGLSTCGRHMSVHRVSGALARALEGIPTGHTLTAELMAHPGYPSVPPAGGCGKGPDAFSCSWERLHELRVLTAPTLRAQLAQDGVQLCALHDLDSKRPGEATLKTFLERSRP, translated from the exons ATGGCTGGACCGCGCGTGCGCCTCGTGGTCACCGCAGACGACTTTGGTTACTGCCCGCGGCGCGATGAGGGCATCGTAGAGGCCTTCCTGGCGGGGGCTGTGACCAGCGTGTCCCTGCTGGTCAACGGTGCAGCTGCGGAGAGCGCGGCGGATCTGGCCCGCAG GCACAAAATCCCTACGGGCCTTCACGCCAACCTGTCCGAGGGCCGCCCCGTGGGCCCGGCCCGCCTAGGCGATTCGTCGCTGCTCAGCCCCGAAGGCTTCTTCCTCGGCAAGATGGGATTCCGGGAGGCGGTGGCGACCGGAGGCGTAGCTTTGCCCCAG GTGCGGGAAGAGCTGGAGGCCCAGCTGATACGCTTCCGAGAATTACTGGGCGGGGACCCCACTCACGTGGACGGGCACCAGCACGTGCACGTGCTCCCAG GCGTGTGCCAGGTGTTCGCAGAGGTGCTGCAGGCCAATGGGGTGCGCTTCACAAGGCTGCCGGTGGAACGTGGGGTGGGCGACCGCGCGTGGCTCGAGGCCCCCGCGCGTGCCTTCGCCTGCTCGGTGGAGCGCGACGCCCTGGCCGCCGTGGCCCCCTTCTCCCGCTACGGCCTATG GTGGACGGATGCCTTCGTGGGCCTGAGCACCTGCGGCCGGCACATGTCTGTTCATCGCGTATCAGGAGCACTAGCACGGGCCCTGGAAGGCATACCCACGGGCCATACCCTGACAGCTGAGCTGATGGCACACCCTGGCTACCCCAGTGTGCCTCCTGCCGGCGGCTGTGGTAAGGGTCCCGATGCCTTTTCCTGCTCATGGGAGCGGCTGCATGAGCTGCGTGTCCTCACCGCACCCACACTGCGGGCCCAGCTTGCACAGGACGGAGTACAGCTCTGCGCTCTCCACGACCTAGATTCCAAGAGGCCTGGGGAAGCCACTCTGAAAACCTTCCTGGAGCGCTCCCGGCCATGA
- the YDJC gene encoding carbohydrate deacetylase isoform X3: MAGPRVRLVVTADDFGYCPRRDEGIVEAFLAGAVTSVSLLVNGAAAESAADLARRHKIPTGLHANLSEGRPVGPARLGDSSLLSPEGFFLGKMGFREAVATGGVALPQVREELEAQLIRFRELLGGDPTHVDGHQHVHVLPGGRMPSWA; encoded by the exons ATGGCTGGACCGCGCGTGCGCCTCGTGGTCACCGCAGACGACTTTGGTTACTGCCCGCGGCGCGATGAGGGCATCGTAGAGGCCTTCCTGGCGGGGGCTGTGACCAGCGTGTCCCTGCTGGTCAACGGTGCAGCTGCGGAGAGCGCGGCGGATCTGGCCCGCAG GCACAAAATCCCTACGGGCCTTCACGCCAACCTGTCCGAGGGCCGCCCCGTGGGCCCGGCCCGCCTAGGCGATTCGTCGCTGCTCAGCCCCGAAGGCTTCTTCCTCGGCAAGATGGGATTCCGGGAGGCGGTGGCGACCGGAGGCGTAGCTTTGCCCCAG GTGCGGGAAGAGCTGGAGGCCCAGCTGATACGCTTCCGAGAATTACTGGGCGGGGACCCCACTCACGTGGACGGGCACCAGCACGTGCACGTGCTCCCAG GTGGACGGATGCCTTCGTGGGCCTGA
- the CCDC116 gene encoding coiled-coil domain-containing protein 116, with protein MTSCRHHSGYLADDEAGHTTYVARLPKKPLFLEMGQVSKLGHMPHPPSRYTLTDSSGLRGHQQNPRDPRPFGSFLDFLVKGQVLDSLQTVVEEATERMTTMKTEAGVPLVEVQDPTEVPRGRRRVRAQPSLSTMHRHRVRPSLCTGCPNNYPSCSSSMSDSHSSLTAGWLGSHSQDSDLGTRGMGSLPPMRDKLLLEKNLKRLLKLENRGKGLDQSFFQRDSLLWDSLDSHASSQWTREPPLSSFSGQLGSSSGTPQTSELGPGEQELICLKQEFNKEIKSLLSQPASFDLPSYCSFREPHRTLDFLAEHQLFPALQSVVSQAVDKLRGARRHDGCPLFPSEWEPATEPNSDSMPGSKLATPTDEEEPYDMLPTRTSSPKMARRKSTKGRGQAKPKEGGSPMSSAQVATRLRLKSPSYKFMKKKPLPSISSKSTISHLSNPLYQELINYLVEQAVSLLICKYKFEKNLSKQLGFISFPVTETLVDLLLGFKKVKGSHICLSSKINWSCLLHKLEEAEWARQLSRQGSQHDSHRGTAHRSTAHQGAPRSNTESPSTLPEPSTQKNQEEDTEPTLHSELLDPQLLPAQEDTTLEEKEPKSQEEPRPFMFTGTDRGSDLCQEVVDMDSQGDEEEEDEDKNDDFFGDKGKPQSSPESQVEADVSSDSRDVGHSHAP; from the exons ATGACCAGTTGCCGCCATCACTCAGGATACTTGGCAGACGATGAGGCCGGCCACACCACTTACGTGGCCCGG CTGCCTAAGAAGCCACTGTTCCTGGAAATGGGACAAGTCTCCAAGCTGGGCCACATGCCACACCCACCATCGAGGTACACTCTCACAGACAGTTCAGGGCTCCGTGGCCACCAACAAAACCCAAGGGACCCTCGGCCCTTTGGTAGCTTCCTGGATTTCCTTGTCAAAGGCCAGGTGCTGGACAGCCTACAGACGGTGGTGGAGGAGGCCACTGAGCGCATGACCACCATGAAGACAGAGGCTGGAGTGCCACTGGTGGAGGTGCAGGACCCAACAGAGGTACCAAGGGGTAGGCGGCGGGTACGTGCCCAGCCTAGCCTCAGTACCATGCACCGGCACCGTGTCCGGCCCAGCCTCTGCACTGGATGTCCCAACAACTACCCATCCTGCTCCAGCTCCATGTCTGACTCCCATAGCAGCCTCACAGCTGGCTGGCTGGGATCCCACAGCCAGGACAGTGACCTGGGCACCCGTGGCATGGGCTCACTGCCACCCATGAGGGACAAACTTTTGCTGGAGAAGAACCTCAAACGGCTGCTGAAGCTGGAGAACAGAGGG AAAGGCCTGGATCAGTCCTTCTTCCAGAGGGACTCCCTGCTGTGGGATTCACTGGACAGCCATGCCAGCAGCCAGTGGACCCGGGAGCCGCCTCTGTCCTCGTTCTCAGGCCAGCTGGGCTCAAGCTCAGGCACACCTCAAACATCAGAGCTGGGCCCTGGAGAACAGGAACTGATCTGCCTCAAGCAAGAGTTTAATAAGGAGATCAAGTCATTGTTGAGCCAGCCAGCATCCTTTGACCTGCCTAGCTACTGTTCATTCCGTGAGCCCCATCGGACTCTGGACTTTCTGGCTGAGCACCAGCTCTTCCCTGCCCTGCAGAGTGTGGTCAGCCAGGCTGTGGACAAGCTCCGTGGTGCCCGCCGCCATGATGGCTGCCCTCTCTTCCCATCAGAATGGGAGCCCGCAACAGAGCCCAACTCTGACTCCATGCCAGGCTCCAAGCTAGCCACACCCACTGATGAGGAGGAGCCCTATGATATGCTACCCACCAGAACCTCCAGCCCCAAGATGGCTCGCAGAAAGAGCACCAAGGGCAGAGGACAGGCCAAGCCCAAGGAAGGTGGTTCCCCCATGTCCAGTGCCCAAGTGGCCACCAGACTCAGGCTCAAG AGCCCCAGTTACAAGTTCATGAAGAAGAAGCCACTGCCCTCCATCTCATCCAAGTCTACCATATCCCACCTCTCCAACCCCTTGTACCAGGAGCTCATCAACTACTTGGTGGAGCAGGCTGTGTCCTTGCTCATCTGCAAGTACAAATTCGAGAAGAACCTTTCCAAGCAGCTAGGCTTCATCTCATTCCCTGTCACCGAGACGCTCGTGGACCTCCTCCTGGGCTTCAAGAAAGTGAAGGGCTCCCACATCTGCCTGTCCTCAAAGATCAACTGGAGCTGCCTGTTGCACAAGCTGGAGGAGGCAGAGTGGGCCCGACAGCTGTCTAGACAAGGGTCCCAGCACGACTCCCACCGCGGCACCGCCCACCGCAGCACTGCCCACCAGGGGGCGCCCCGGAGCAACACGGAGTCCCCCTCCACGCTGCCTGAGCCGTCCACCCAAAAGAATCAGGAGGAGGACACAGAGCCCACTCTCCACAGTGAGTTGCTGGACCCTCAGCTCCTCCCAGCTCAGGAGGATACTACACTCGAGGAGAAGGAGCCCAAGAGCCAGGAGGAGCCCAGGCCCTTCATGTTCACTGGCACAGACAGGGGCTCCGATCTGTGTCAGGAAGTTGTAGACATGGACAGTCAAGGTGACGAGGAGGAAGAGGACGAGGACAAGAATGATGACTTCTTTGGGGACAAGGGCAAACCCCAGAGCTCTCCCGAGTCTCAAGTGGAGGCCGATGTCAGCAGTGACTCCAGAGATGTGGGCCACAGTCACGCTCCGTGA
- the YDJC gene encoding carbohydrate deacetylase isoform X2 has translation MAGPRVRLVVTADDFGYCPRRDEGIVEAFLAGAVTSVSLLVNGAAAESAADLARRHKIPTGLHANLSEGRPVGPARLGDSSLLSPEGFFLGKMGFREAVATGGVALPQVREELEAQLIRFRELLGGDPTHVDGHQHVHVLPGGGHCSLEGGCGWTDAFVGLSTCGRHMSVHRVSGALARALEGIPTGHTLTAELMAHPGYPSVPPAGGCGKGPDAFSCSWERLHELRVLTAPTLRAQLAQDGVQLCALHDLDSKRPGEATLKTFLERSRP, from the exons ATGGCTGGACCGCGCGTGCGCCTCGTGGTCACCGCAGACGACTTTGGTTACTGCCCGCGGCGCGATGAGGGCATCGTAGAGGCCTTCCTGGCGGGGGCTGTGACCAGCGTGTCCCTGCTGGTCAACGGTGCAGCTGCGGAGAGCGCGGCGGATCTGGCCCGCAG GCACAAAATCCCTACGGGCCTTCACGCCAACCTGTCCGAGGGCCGCCCCGTGGGCCCGGCCCGCCTAGGCGATTCGTCGCTGCTCAGCCCCGAAGGCTTCTTCCTCGGCAAGATGGGATTCCGGGAGGCGGTGGCGACCGGAGGCGTAGCTTTGCCCCAG GTGCGGGAAGAGCTGGAGGCCCAGCTGATACGCTTCCGAGAATTACTGGGCGGGGACCCCACTCACGTGGACGGGCACCAGCACGTGCACGTGCTCCCAGGTGGAGGGCATTGTTCCCTGGAAGGGGGCTGCGG GTGGACGGATGCCTTCGTGGGCCTGAGCACCTGCGGCCGGCACATGTCTGTTCATCGCGTATCAGGAGCACTAGCACGGGCCCTGGAAGGCATACCCACGGGCCATACCCTGACAGCTGAGCTGATGGCACACCCTGGCTACCCCAGTGTGCCTCCTGCCGGCGGCTGTGGTAAGGGTCCCGATGCCTTTTCCTGCTCATGGGAGCGGCTGCATGAGCTGCGTGTCCTCACCGCACCCACACTGCGGGCCCAGCTTGCACAGGACGGAGTACAGCTCTGCGCTCTCCACGACCTAGATTCCAAGAGGCCTGGGGAAGCCACTCTGAAAACCTTCCTGGAGCGCTCCCGGCCATGA